Proteins encoded in a region of the Micropterus dolomieu isolate WLL.071019.BEF.003 ecotype Adirondacks linkage group LG09, ASM2129224v1, whole genome shotgun sequence genome:
- the sesn2 gene encoding sestrin-2 isoform X3 — MHSKEMLKEGPDQDILIESFLSLGRVDHVTMVMALHPAYLSCFLRTQHALLELDGPLPRHWRHYIAIMAAARHHCTYLVQQHSAGFLEAGGEESWLSGLEHAPTKLRSLQTLNRLLAHRPWLITQQHIQELVCPGAEPRWSLAELIHAVVLMAHAHSLCSLVWGCGLNPEPDHIGGYTFQPPSPSHLPRSPHSPAHENGKQELADGAMEVEVLMKRMVELQQQQEEERTQEEMVTRFERERSESIPTAVVRGAPPDLVLRLVEDPEFRYEDFAPRGEQSPPTMRAQDYSWEDHGFSLVNRLLPDMGQLLDEKFQVVSNLTYNRMAMHEGVDTHTLRKALWNYIHCLYGIRYDDYDYGSVNVLLERSLKVFVKTMACHPEQTTARIYHAFWRHFRHSEKIHANLIVMEARLQAALLYTLRAITHYMR; from the exons ATGTTGAAAGAAGGGCCGGACCAGGACATCCTTATCGAATCTTTTCTGTCGTTGGGTCGCGTGGACCATGTCACCATGGTGATGGCGCTGCACCCTGCCTACCTCAGCTGCTTCCTGAGGACCCAGCATGCTTTATTGGAGCTGGACGGCCCCCTGCCCCGTCACTGGAGACACTACATTGCTATTATG GCTGCGGCTCGACACCACTGTACGTACCTGGTGCAGCAACACAGCGCGGGCTTCCTAGAGGCTGGAGGGGAGGAAAGCTGGCTGAGCGGCCTCGAGCACGCTCCCACCAAACTCCGCAGCCTGCAAACACTCAACAGGCTGCTGGCACACAGACCCTGGCTcatcacacagcagcacatccaG GAGCTGGTTTGTCCCGGAGCAGAGCCTCGCTGGTCATTGGCTGAACTCATACACgctgtggtcctgatggcacaCGCTCACTCACTCTGCTCTTTAGTGTGGGGCTGCGGCTTAAACCCGGAACCCGACCACATTGGAGGTTATACCTTCCAACCTCCATCGCCCAGTCACCTCCCTCGTAGCCCTCACAGCCCTGCTCATGAGAACGGCAAACAAGAG TTGGCTGACGGAGCGATGGAGGTGGAGGTGTTGATGAAGAGGATGGTGgagcttcagcagcagcaggaggaggagcgcACGCAGGAGGAGATGGTTACTCGGTTTGAGAGGGAGAGGAGCGAGAGCATACCAACAG CGGTGGTGCGAGGAGCACCGCCTGACCTGGTGCTGCGCCTGGTGGAGGATCCAGAGTTCAGATACGAGGACTTTGCCCCCAGAGGAGAGCAGTCACCGCCCACCATGAGAGCCCAG GACTATTCATGGGAGGACCACGGCTTCTCTCTGGTCAACAGACTGTTGCCAGACATGGGCCAGCTCCTGGATGAAAAATTCCAG GTTGTGAGCAACTTGACCTACAACAGGATGGCCATGCATGAAGGTGTGGACACTCACACTCTGAGGAAAGCTCTGTGGAACTACATCCACTGTCTGTACGGGATACG CTACGATGATTACGACTATGGCAGCGTGAATGTGCTGTTGGAACGCTCTCTGAAGGTGTTTGTCAAAACCATGGCCTGTCACCCTGAGCAGACCACGGCACGCATCTACCACGCCTTCTGGAGACACTTCAGACATTCAGAAAAG attcATGCAAACCTAATAGTGATGGAAGCCCGGCTACAAGCAGCCCTTCTTTATACCTTACGAGCCATCACACATTACATGAGATGA
- the sesn2 gene encoding sestrin-2 isoform X2 has translation MTSDQGVEVPRALASGPSAFMHSKEMLKEGPDQDILIESFLSLGRVDHVTMVMALHPAYLSCFLRTQHALLELDGPLPRHWRHYIAIMAAARHHCTYLVQQHSAGFLEAGGEESWLSGLEHAPTKLRSLQTLNRLLAHRPWLITQQHIQELVCPGAEPRWSLAELIHAVVLMAHAHSLCSLVWGCGLNPEPDHIGGYTFQPPSPSHLPRSPHSPAHENGKQELADGAMEVEVLMKRMVELQQQQEEERTQEEMVTRFERERSESIPTAVVRGAPPDLVLRLVEDPEFRYEDFAPRGEQSPPTMRAQDYSWEDHGFSLVNRLLPDMGQLLDEKFQVVSNLTYNRMAMHEGVDTHTLRKALWNYIHCLYGIRYDDYDYGSVNVLLERSLKVFVKTMACHPEQTTARIYHAFWRHFRHSEKIHANLIVMEARLQAALLYTLRAITHYMR, from the exons ATGTTGAAAGAAGGGCCGGACCAGGACATCCTTATCGAATCTTTTCTGTCGTTGGGTCGCGTGGACCATGTCACCATGGTGATGGCGCTGCACCCTGCCTACCTCAGCTGCTTCCTGAGGACCCAGCATGCTTTATTGGAGCTGGACGGCCCCCTGCCCCGTCACTGGAGACACTACATTGCTATTATG GCTGCGGCTCGACACCACTGTACGTACCTGGTGCAGCAACACAGCGCGGGCTTCCTAGAGGCTGGAGGGGAGGAAAGCTGGCTGAGCGGCCTCGAGCACGCTCCCACCAAACTCCGCAGCCTGCAAACACTCAACAGGCTGCTGGCACACAGACCCTGGCTcatcacacagcagcacatccaG GAGCTGGTTTGTCCCGGAGCAGAGCCTCGCTGGTCATTGGCTGAACTCATACACgctgtggtcctgatggcacaCGCTCACTCACTCTGCTCTTTAGTGTGGGGCTGCGGCTTAAACCCGGAACCCGACCACATTGGAGGTTATACCTTCCAACCTCCATCGCCCAGTCACCTCCCTCGTAGCCCTCACAGCCCTGCTCATGAGAACGGCAAACAAGAG TTGGCTGACGGAGCGATGGAGGTGGAGGTGTTGATGAAGAGGATGGTGgagcttcagcagcagcaggaggaggagcgcACGCAGGAGGAGATGGTTACTCGGTTTGAGAGGGAGAGGAGCGAGAGCATACCAACAG CGGTGGTGCGAGGAGCACCGCCTGACCTGGTGCTGCGCCTGGTGGAGGATCCAGAGTTCAGATACGAGGACTTTGCCCCCAGAGGAGAGCAGTCACCGCCCACCATGAGAGCCCAG GACTATTCATGGGAGGACCACGGCTTCTCTCTGGTCAACAGACTGTTGCCAGACATGGGCCAGCTCCTGGATGAAAAATTCCAG GTTGTGAGCAACTTGACCTACAACAGGATGGCCATGCATGAAGGTGTGGACACTCACACTCTGAGGAAAGCTCTGTGGAACTACATCCACTGTCTGTACGGGATACG CTACGATGATTACGACTATGGCAGCGTGAATGTGCTGTTGGAACGCTCTCTGAAGGTGTTTGTCAAAACCATGGCCTGTCACCCTGAGCAGACCACGGCACGCATCTACCACGCCTTCTGGAGACACTTCAGACATTCAGAAAAG attcATGCAAACCTAATAGTGATGGAAGCCCGGCTACAAGCAGCCCTTCTTTATACCTTACGAGCCATCACACATTACATGAGATGA
- the yrk gene encoding tyrosine-protein kinase Fgr isoform X1: MGCACCKQKKSTKAVAAIDVTDLSPSNADGGLSAALNQGRYCPDPTQTIPDFNKGFTSSTIFPNTNTHQRAGGITCGGVTLFIALYDYDARTEDDLTFQKGEKFQIINNTEGDWWEARSLDTGHSGYIPSNYVAPVDSIQAEEWYFGKMGRKDAERQLLGHGNQRGTFLIRESETTKGAYSLSIRDWDDNKGDHVKHYKIRKLDNGGYYITTRSQFDTVPQLVQHYTERAAGLCCRLIGSCKRGTPKLADLSVKTKDMWEIPRESLQLIKKLGNGQFGEVWMGSNDGLCYYLTMPCPNSTPLTIGLGRDAWEVSRETLSMQTKLGQGCFGDVWMGMWNGTTKVAVKTLKPGTMSPEAFLEEAQIMKRLRHDKLVQLYAVVSEEPIYIITEFMSQGSLLDFLKDGEGQSLKLPQLVDMAAQIAAGMAYIERMNYIHRDLRAANILVGDNLVCKIADFGLARLIEDNEYTARQGAKFPIKWTAPEAALYGRFTIKSDVWSFGILLTELITKGRVPYPGMNNREVLEQVERGYRMPCAPGCPASLHELMLQCWRREADERHTFEYLQSFLEDYFTATEPQYQPGENL; this comes from the exons ATGGGGTGTGCCTGTTGCAAGCAGAAGAAGTCCACCAAAGCAGTAGCAGCAATAGACGTTACAGATCTGTCTCCTAGCAACGCAGATGGAGGGTTGTCCGCGGCCTTGAATCAGGGCCGTTACTGTCCCGACCCCACTCAGACCATCCCAGACTTCAACAAGGGCTTCACATCGAGCACCATCTTCcccaacaccaacacacaccagCGGGCTGGAGGCATAACAT GTGGTGGAGTCACTCTCTTTATAGCTCTGTATGACTACGACGCTCGCACCGAAGATGACCTTACTTTTCAGAAAGGAGAGAAATTCCAGATCATCAACAATAC agAGGGTGACTGGTGGGAGGCTCGCTCTTTGGACACAGGCCACTCAGGTTACATCCCCTCCAACTACGTAGCTCCTGTTGACTCCATACAGGCTGAAga GTGGTATTTTGGGAAGATGGGGAGGAAGGATGCGGAGAgacagctgctcggccatggcAACCAGAGGGGAACTTTTCTCATAAGAGAGAGTGAGACCACCAAGG GTGCTTACTCTCTGTCTATCCGTGACTGGGACGACAACAAGGGAGACCACGTCAAGCATTATAAGATCCGCAAACTAGACAATGGTGGCTACTACATCACCACGAGATCACAGTTTGACACTGTGCCGCAGCTGGTACAGCACTACACAG agagAGCGGCGGGTCTGTGCTGCCGTTTGATTGGCAGCTGTAAGCGAGGCACGCCTAAACTGGCTGACTTATCAGTGAAGACCAAGGACATGTGGGAGATTCCCCGCGAATCCCTCCAGCTGATTAAGAAACTGGGCAACGGCCAGTTTGGAGAAGTCTGGATGG GCAGCAATGACGGGCTGTGCTATTACCTGACCATGCCCTGTCCCAACAGCACCCCGCTCACCATAGGCCTTGGGCGGGATGCCTGGGAGGTGTCCAGGGAAACGCTGTCAATGCAAACGAAGCTGGGACAGGGCTGCTTCGGGGACGTTTGGATGG GCATGTGGAACGGTACCACCAAGGTAGCGGTGAAGACTCTGAAGCCAGGAACCATGTCCCCAGAGGCCTTCCTGGAGGAGGCTCAGATCATGAAGCGACTCCGCCATGACAAGCTGGTGCAGCTCTACGCCGTTGTGTCTGAGGAACCCATCTACATTATCACCGAGTTCATGAGCCAAG GAAGTTTGTTGGACTTCTTAAAAGATGGGGAAGGGCAGAGTCTGAAGCTGCCTCAGCTGGTGGACATGGCTGCGCAG ATTGCAGCTGGAATGGCGTACATCGAGAGGATGAACTACATCCACCGTGACCTGCGAGCAGCTAACATCCTTGTTGGAGACAATCTGGTGTGCAAGATCGCTGACTTTGGTCTGGCTAGGCTCATTGAGGACAACGAGTACACAgccagacaag GGGCGAAGTTCCCCATCAAGTGGACTGCTCCAGAAGCTGCATTGTATGGACGCTTTACCATCAAGTCAGATGTCTGGAGCTTTGGCATCCTACTAACTGAACTCATCACTAAGGGACGGGTGCCATACCCAG GCATGAACAACCGTGAGGTGCTGGAGCAGGTGGAGAGGGGCTACCGGATGCCGTGCGCCCCGGGCTGCCCCGCCTCGCTCCATGAACTGATGCTGCAGTGCTGGAGGCGGGAGGCCGATGAGAGGCACACTTTTGAGTACCTGCAGTCCTTCCTGGAGGATTACTTCACCGCCACAGAGCCGCAGTACCAGCCCGGAGAAAACCTGTGA
- the yrk gene encoding tyrosine-protein kinase Fgr isoform X3 — MGCACCKQKKSTKAVAAIDVTDLSPSNADGGLSAALNQGRYCPDPTQTIPDFNKGFTSSTIFPNTNTHQRAGGITCGGVTLFIALYDYDARTEDDLTFQKGEKFQIINNTEGDWWEARSLDTGHSGYIPSNYVAPVDSIQAEEWYFGKMGRKDAERQLLGHGNQRGTFLIRESETTKGAYSLSIRDWDDNKGDHVKHYKIRKLDNGGYYITTRSQFDTVPQLVQHYTGSNDGLCYYLTMPCPNSTPLTIGLGRDAWEVSRETLSMQTKLGQGCFGDVWMGMWNGTTKVAVKTLKPGTMSPEAFLEEAQIMKRLRHDKLVQLYAVVSEEPIYIITEFMSQGSLLDFLKDGEGQSLKLPQLVDMAAQIAAGMAYIERMNYIHRDLRAANILVGDNLVCKIADFGLARLIEDNEYTARQGAKFPIKWTAPEAALYGRFTIKSDVWSFGILLTELITKGRVPYPGMNNREVLEQVERGYRMPCAPGCPASLHELMLQCWRREADERHTFEYLQSFLEDYFTATEPQYQPGENL, encoded by the exons ATGGGGTGTGCCTGTTGCAAGCAGAAGAAGTCCACCAAAGCAGTAGCAGCAATAGACGTTACAGATCTGTCTCCTAGCAACGCAGATGGAGGGTTGTCCGCGGCCTTGAATCAGGGCCGTTACTGTCCCGACCCCACTCAGACCATCCCAGACTTCAACAAGGGCTTCACATCGAGCACCATCTTCcccaacaccaacacacaccagCGGGCTGGAGGCATAACAT GTGGTGGAGTCACTCTCTTTATAGCTCTGTATGACTACGACGCTCGCACCGAAGATGACCTTACTTTTCAGAAAGGAGAGAAATTCCAGATCATCAACAATAC agAGGGTGACTGGTGGGAGGCTCGCTCTTTGGACACAGGCCACTCAGGTTACATCCCCTCCAACTACGTAGCTCCTGTTGACTCCATACAGGCTGAAga GTGGTATTTTGGGAAGATGGGGAGGAAGGATGCGGAGAgacagctgctcggccatggcAACCAGAGGGGAACTTTTCTCATAAGAGAGAGTGAGACCACCAAGG GTGCTTACTCTCTGTCTATCCGTGACTGGGACGACAACAAGGGAGACCACGTCAAGCATTATAAGATCCGCAAACTAGACAATGGTGGCTACTACATCACCACGAGATCACAGTTTGACACTGTGCCGCAGCTGGTACAGCACTACACAG GCAGCAATGACGGGCTGTGCTATTACCTGACCATGCCCTGTCCCAACAGCACCCCGCTCACCATAGGCCTTGGGCGGGATGCCTGGGAGGTGTCCAGGGAAACGCTGTCAATGCAAACGAAGCTGGGACAGGGCTGCTTCGGGGACGTTTGGATGG GCATGTGGAACGGTACCACCAAGGTAGCGGTGAAGACTCTGAAGCCAGGAACCATGTCCCCAGAGGCCTTCCTGGAGGAGGCTCAGATCATGAAGCGACTCCGCCATGACAAGCTGGTGCAGCTCTACGCCGTTGTGTCTGAGGAACCCATCTACATTATCACCGAGTTCATGAGCCAAG GAAGTTTGTTGGACTTCTTAAAAGATGGGGAAGGGCAGAGTCTGAAGCTGCCTCAGCTGGTGGACATGGCTGCGCAG ATTGCAGCTGGAATGGCGTACATCGAGAGGATGAACTACATCCACCGTGACCTGCGAGCAGCTAACATCCTTGTTGGAGACAATCTGGTGTGCAAGATCGCTGACTTTGGTCTGGCTAGGCTCATTGAGGACAACGAGTACACAgccagacaag GGGCGAAGTTCCCCATCAAGTGGACTGCTCCAGAAGCTGCATTGTATGGACGCTTTACCATCAAGTCAGATGTCTGGAGCTTTGGCATCCTACTAACTGAACTCATCACTAAGGGACGGGTGCCATACCCAG GCATGAACAACCGTGAGGTGCTGGAGCAGGTGGAGAGGGGCTACCGGATGCCGTGCGCCCCGGGCTGCCCCGCCTCGCTCCATGAACTGATGCTGCAGTGCTGGAGGCGGGAGGCCGATGAGAGGCACACTTTTGAGTACCTGCAGTCCTTCCTGGAGGATTACTTCACCGCCACAGAGCCGCAGTACCAGCCCGGAGAAAACCTGTGA
- the yrk gene encoding tyrosine-protein kinase Fgr isoform X2 — MGCACCKQKKSTKAVAAIDVTDLSPSNADGGLSAALNQGRYCPDPTQTIPDFNKGFTSSTIFPNTNTHQRAGGITCGGVTLFIALYDYDARTEDDLTFQKGEKFQIINNTEGDWWEARSLDTGHSGYIPSNYVAPVDSIQAEEWYFGKMGRKDAERQLLGHGNQRGTFLIRESETTKGAYSLSIRDWDDNKGDHVKHYKIRKLDNGGYYITTRSQFDTVPQLVQHYTERAAGLCCRLIGSCKRGTPKLADLSVKTKDMWEIPRESLQLIKKLGNGQFGEVWMGMWNGTTKVAVKTLKPGTMSPEAFLEEAQIMKRLRHDKLVQLYAVVSEEPIYIITEFMSQGSLLDFLKDGEGQSLKLPQLVDMAAQIAAGMAYIERMNYIHRDLRAANILVGDNLVCKIADFGLARLIEDNEYTARQGAKFPIKWTAPEAALYGRFTIKSDVWSFGILLTELITKGRVPYPGMNNREVLEQVERGYRMPCAPGCPASLHELMLQCWRREADERHTFEYLQSFLEDYFTATEPQYQPGENL, encoded by the exons ATGGGGTGTGCCTGTTGCAAGCAGAAGAAGTCCACCAAAGCAGTAGCAGCAATAGACGTTACAGATCTGTCTCCTAGCAACGCAGATGGAGGGTTGTCCGCGGCCTTGAATCAGGGCCGTTACTGTCCCGACCCCACTCAGACCATCCCAGACTTCAACAAGGGCTTCACATCGAGCACCATCTTCcccaacaccaacacacaccagCGGGCTGGAGGCATAACAT GTGGTGGAGTCACTCTCTTTATAGCTCTGTATGACTACGACGCTCGCACCGAAGATGACCTTACTTTTCAGAAAGGAGAGAAATTCCAGATCATCAACAATAC agAGGGTGACTGGTGGGAGGCTCGCTCTTTGGACACAGGCCACTCAGGTTACATCCCCTCCAACTACGTAGCTCCTGTTGACTCCATACAGGCTGAAga GTGGTATTTTGGGAAGATGGGGAGGAAGGATGCGGAGAgacagctgctcggccatggcAACCAGAGGGGAACTTTTCTCATAAGAGAGAGTGAGACCACCAAGG GTGCTTACTCTCTGTCTATCCGTGACTGGGACGACAACAAGGGAGACCACGTCAAGCATTATAAGATCCGCAAACTAGACAATGGTGGCTACTACATCACCACGAGATCACAGTTTGACACTGTGCCGCAGCTGGTACAGCACTACACAG agagAGCGGCGGGTCTGTGCTGCCGTTTGATTGGCAGCTGTAAGCGAGGCACGCCTAAACTGGCTGACTTATCAGTGAAGACCAAGGACATGTGGGAGATTCCCCGCGAATCCCTCCAGCTGATTAAGAAACTGGGCAACGGCCAGTTTGGAGAAGTCTGGATGG GCATGTGGAACGGTACCACCAAGGTAGCGGTGAAGACTCTGAAGCCAGGAACCATGTCCCCAGAGGCCTTCCTGGAGGAGGCTCAGATCATGAAGCGACTCCGCCATGACAAGCTGGTGCAGCTCTACGCCGTTGTGTCTGAGGAACCCATCTACATTATCACCGAGTTCATGAGCCAAG GAAGTTTGTTGGACTTCTTAAAAGATGGGGAAGGGCAGAGTCTGAAGCTGCCTCAGCTGGTGGACATGGCTGCGCAG ATTGCAGCTGGAATGGCGTACATCGAGAGGATGAACTACATCCACCGTGACCTGCGAGCAGCTAACATCCTTGTTGGAGACAATCTGGTGTGCAAGATCGCTGACTTTGGTCTGGCTAGGCTCATTGAGGACAACGAGTACACAgccagacaag GGGCGAAGTTCCCCATCAAGTGGACTGCTCCAGAAGCTGCATTGTATGGACGCTTTACCATCAAGTCAGATGTCTGGAGCTTTGGCATCCTACTAACTGAACTCATCACTAAGGGACGGGTGCCATACCCAG GCATGAACAACCGTGAGGTGCTGGAGCAGGTGGAGAGGGGCTACCGGATGCCGTGCGCCCCGGGCTGCCCCGCCTCGCTCCATGAACTGATGCTGCAGTGCTGGAGGCGGGAGGCCGATGAGAGGCACACTTTTGAGTACCTGCAGTCCTTCCTGGAGGATTACTTCACCGCCACAGAGCCGCAGTACCAGCCCGGAGAAAACCTGTGA